The Pseudoalteromonas tunicata genome segment CTGTAACGAATGTATTGGCGCAGTAAAACACGATAAAAGCAGAACGCTTCGTATTTTATTACGCTAATATGATTAAATTCAGTAAGGTAAAATGTTGACAGTTTGTTGTCGGCAGGCTTAAACTTGCTGCGTTTGGTTGTTGCTTAGGTGACGGCCTAAGTACAATAAAAAAAGTATGTGAAATAATAGACTAATACTATTGTTTCAGTTTCATGAAACTTGGAGAATGGAAATTATGTTCAAGAAAACTCTACTAGCACTAGCAATTACTGGTGTTTCTGTAGCAGCTAATGCAGCTGTGGTAAAAACAAGCGTAACAGCAACTACTGCTGTTTTACAACAAACAGCAATTGGTACTGCTAAAGCTCACGCTAAAGGTACTGCTCTAGGTGCTTCTGGTGTGTTCGGTACAGCTGCAGATGCAACAAATTCAGCTAACTGTAAAGCATTAGCTGCTTTTTATGGTGTTTCATTAACTAAAGCTGATGGTACAGCTGCTCACGCTGTTGCTGCTGATGGTTCAGGTGGCGACGTAGCTACTTTTGCTGATGGTTCAGGTCGTGAATTAACAACAGTACACACTACAGCTGCTAATGCTTGTCTTGCAACTGTTAAACCAGTTCTTTCTACTACCGCTGCTAAAGATGGTCTTGAGTACACTCAAGCTACAGCACTTGAAATTAAACCAGTTATTGTTGCTGGTATCGGTGGTTACAAAGCTGAAGATACGTTAACGTTCCAATTCTCTGGCGCTAAATTAGATTTAACTAAAACAACTGCTCCATCTATTACTGTTGCAGCAGCTGGTCAAGCTGGTGCTGGTGTGACATTTGATATCCTTGATATCACTGATTCACAAATTCGTTTCACCGTTAAAGCAACTACTCCAGCGAATGATTTTGTTCGTGGTAACGGTATTTTAGAATTAAGCAACATCTTCCTAGATTCTACAGGTCTTGCTGCTACTACTTCTGTAATGGTTAATTCTTTTGGTACTAATACATCAGGTACTAAATTTGATGAATCAACAGCTGCAACGATTGTATCTTTACTTCCACAATACACTACAGAAGTAACTACGTTACTTGATGCAGATATCGATGTAGGTAAAGATCGTCAACAATTTGCTAACAACTTAACAGCTGATGTTTTAGCTGTTAAACACACTAAAAACCCAACATCTGCTAACGTATTAGTTCCTGCTAATACAACTTATGTTGTTACTGGTGATTTCTCTTGGGCTTATGCGCCAAGCGTAGATACAAACAAAGATGGCAAATTATCTTCAGCTGAGTTAATGGCTGCGAATGTTGCTGTTTTAGCTGGTGGTGATGATACAGTTAAGTCTTTAGCTCTTAATGCTACAAACACTGAATTAACAATTGTTACTAATATTGTTGGTGCTGCATTAGATGCAACTAACACTATTACATTCAATGTTCCAGGCTATGATTCAGGTAAAGGCACTAACCCAATGATTTCTGTTCAAGATTTCACGGTTAAAGTTGATACTATGTCTGATAAATCAGTTGGTAGCAAAGCTGTAAACATGCCATCACTTGCTAAAACAGCAGCTGGTACATGGAAATTAAATGGTTCTGTTGTTGTTGTTCCTTATGTTCCATTTGGTCCAGCTACACAACCAATTTTACGCCACACTAATGCTGGTACACAAACTGGTGATATCACAGTTCGTTACATGGTTGAAGGTGTTCACACTGCATGGCAATCACTTGCAGCAGCTGGCATCAAAGATGCAAAACCTGGCGTACGTGATATGTTAGGCCTAGTAACTGACGCACTTAAAGGTGAAGGTTATGACTCTACAACTACTGGCTTCAAAGTAGCTTTAGAAGTTGTAACTAACGTTCCTTCAAAAGACGTGTTCGTATACGGCGGCGCTAAAATCACTGCTGAAGGTCAAGATCGTATCCATTTAGGTACTTTCAAAACTAACGTAAACTAAGCAACCGCTAAGTTTAAGTAGTTAAAAAGCGAGCTTCGGCTCGCTTTTTTATTTTATATCGTTTGGTTATTTATTTAATCGCGCGTTAACTCGTTTGAACCCGCCAATAAGGTTAAACTCCTTGTCGTAGTTCTGTAAGTAAGCTATATACTGGAATACAAAGCTATCTCAGACAGCTATTTACAACGTTAACTGCATTGGATTAACGTGCCATAGCCGAGCTATTGACGCGACAATTGGCCTTTTTATCCTTGTAAAATTCTGACTAGAAAAGAATAGCTAAGAAATCAAACTTTAATTATATGTTGGCAAATCTCTTATCCAGAACTCAGGTTAAGTAAGGTGTCATTTCTTAATCCAATGCGGGCTCTCTGCCTTAAATAAAATCATGGTTCACTTAAATACCGCTCCCAGCAGATGCCATGTTGCAAAATCTCGAGTACCTCTCTACCTAAACATCGTATTACTTTAAGCTAGGCTAATAATAAAGACAGGGTTTGAAGTTTTATTCGTTTTAAATAATCTGAAAATAAAGTCAGAGGCAAGAATAATAAGTATTAAGCTGAACTTATAAAGGTAAATATTGAGCAGATTTAAGCGACATTGTGTCTTACATGCGTGCGATAATTTAGCTAAGTTGGTTGAACACTTCAAAGGTAATTTTGTTTGGTATGGAGGTATTCAACAGGGAAGTCATGATCGAATTACCGTAAAAAAGAACCAGGTGCACTCTTAAGCAATCATATATTAAACATCTATACTTTAGGGTAGGTGAGAGCAACTTGCTGTTAGAGGCTAGAATATATGCATATAGCGCTATAATTTTAATACTGGATAATAAATCTATCTCTGGCAGCTATTTTCTAAGTTAATAACGTTGGATTAACTTGTAATAAGCCCACTCTCTCGTTATTGGATTGTTGTTGACACTTGGTCCATTAATCGGCCTTTTTACGCTTAAAAGTCTCTGGCTAGGGATGAATAACTGAGATATTTACCTTTAATTGAATTGTAGTAAATTTTTTTATCCAGAATTAAAGTTACATAATAGAGGCCTTGTGTAGGAGTGAAGTGCCTAGTTATACAGATTGACCAACCGGTTTGGAATTTATTCAAACACAATGCGTGCTATTTTAGAATGTTAAATTAAGGAGTTTATTTTTCGTGATTAGCTAATAGGATTTGCAAGTAATTAAAAATAGGCTGAATTCTCAGCCTATTAACTAGCGTGTATGTAATACTAGCAGTGCCTAATTTTGTTGCTTTTTTCCCTTGTTATAAGAATAAGCACTTATATTAAAATAAAGAAATGCCATTGTATTTAGCATACTGTGTTAAGTGATTTAAAGCGGTGTTAACCAGTAAACTCACATCGTTATTCTCTGGGGTATTTAATTTTTTTACTTCTAACCAATAGTGATAGTTTTTTAGAATAATTTGTTTTTCTAAATGAGAAACTTCATTCATTAGCTTGGTATCATTGAGGTAGCTATTGTCCTTATCAATTGACATAAGAATCATTTTTAATGTTTCAGTCAATAACACACTATTGTCTACCGCGGGGATAACCATTTTGTCTATTTGAAATTTGTTTTGCTCAAGAGTAACTATATCGGGTGCAAAGTCTGCTAAGTAATCGCCATTCTCTGAGATATTATCAGTAGATTGAGTTGTTGAATTGCCGAGAATAAATAACGAGGTATTATCACTGGTTTGAACGGTTATTGGCACGCTAAAAAACCATGGTGCTTGGGTATCGATAAATCCATAAATCAAATAGGTTAAAAATGGATCATAATTATTGTAATGTACAAACAGCTCAGCATTGTTAAGGTCGGGTTGCCCTGAAACACTCAAAGATGTTTGATTTAAATTATAATAATTTGTTTTAACTTTATGGTTTAAAAAATCAATGATTGAGAGTAAGCCAAGTTCAATAGGACGCTCAGAAACAATACCTAAAGCTGATAAGGCTTTTTGCTCGTAGCTGAAAGTACGTGAACCAAAAAAGCTTTCAATTGCCAGAATGTTTAACTCATTATTTTTACTAAGTATATTAAAGTTTTGAACCTTTTGATTAAACTCTTTACCCGACACTAATTTATCTAATAAACTTGGGTTTGATTGCAAAGTAAAAAATGGACAGCAAGCTTTCCACGCCTTTATTTTTTGACTTTCATTATATATTTCGACCATTAGCTGCATTGTTTCTTGTGCCGATGGATTGAGCATATTTGATTTGGGTTTTGTCACCAATAAATCATCATCTGTTAGGCTAATCTCGTAATCATTAAGTAATGGCATACACTTAAGGGGGATATCTAGTAGCCTTTCGTTACTTTGGTTGTTAGAGAAAACTTTTATAGATAAATTATTATTTTCTTCAAACACTCTTAGTCGAGGGTGAAAGCTAGCGCCATGTTCTATATTATTTTCGAACAATCGATTAATGAGTTTAACTAGTTTTTTATTTGAGCCGATTACTTTTTTTGCTGGGATAGAGGCGTTGTCTAATAAAGGAATTGTTTGCTGTTGGGGGTTAAAAATCTGACTAAATTGAGCGAACCATTTTTCATGATTGTGTTTAGGTTTTAATAGTTCTAATAGCTTATTACCTAGTGCATTATCGTTTGCTAAATACATAAGATTGAGGAATTTTTGACTGCTAGCAGAAGAGAAATTTACACACTCAGAAAGCAATTTTGTGCTGTAATATTCTTTTTTTACATTATCATTGTTACTAAAGCTGGCAATGAGCAGTAAATGTAGTGCTTCATTAGAATAATCCGTTAAAAGTCTTAGTTTTTCGCCATATTCAAGGACTAAATCGAACTTTTCAAGTTCACAGGCTAGCTGGCAAATTTTTAAACGTGTTTGAGCGTTGTTTGCAGAAGGGTCTAGTTGAAGCGCTGCAATAAAACAATCAAGTGCTTTTTCTTTATTGTTTGATTTAATGTGTGCTGATGCTAGGTTGCTGAGTACTCTTATTTTTTCTATGTTGTTAGGTGTGATTTTTAGGGCTTTTTCAAACCTAGTTATTGCTAATGCAAATTGATTGTTGTGAAAATAACATACCCCTTCTAAGTCTAAAGAGCCATAAGTTACATTTTTTGAATTAACTTTTTTTATTAGGGTAAGTGCTTTTTTTATTTTATTTTTACTTATCAATTCATTTACTTGGCTTAATATTTCTTCCATTTTATTCTCTATTTCATTTCTAATTTAAAAAAGG includes the following:
- a CDS encoding tetratricopeptide repeat protein, whose protein sequence is MEEILSQVNELISKNKIKKALTLIKKVNSKNVTYGSLDLEGVCYFHNNQFALAITRFEKALKITPNNIEKIRVLSNLASAHIKSNNKEKALDCFIAALQLDPSANNAQTRLKICQLACELEKFDLVLEYGEKLRLLTDYSNEALHLLLIASFSNNDNVKKEYYSTKLLSECVNFSSASSQKFLNLMYLANDNALGNKLLELLKPKHNHEKWFAQFSQIFNPQQQTIPLLDNASIPAKKVIGSNKKLVKLINRLFENNIEHGASFHPRLRVFEENNNLSIKVFSNNQSNERLLDIPLKCMPLLNDYEISLTDDDLLVTKPKSNMLNPSAQETMQLMVEIYNESQKIKAWKACCPFFTLQSNPSLLDKLVSGKEFNQKVQNFNILSKNNELNILAIESFFGSRTFSYEQKALSALGIVSERPIELGLLSIIDFLNHKVKTNYYNLNQTSLSVSGQPDLNNAELFVHYNNYDPFLTYLIYGFIDTQAPWFFSVPITVQTSDNTSLFILGNSTTQSTDNISENGDYLADFAPDIVTLEQNKFQIDKMVIPAVDNSVLLTETLKMILMSIDKDNSYLNDTKLMNEVSHLEKQIILKNYHYWLEVKKLNTPENNDVSLLVNTALNHLTQYAKYNGISLF